A genomic stretch from Mastacembelus armatus chromosome 12, fMasArm1.2, whole genome shotgun sequence includes:
- the arrdc1b gene encoding arrestin domain-containing protein 1b, producing MGKLQEFDITFSNNKVVYGPGESISGTVKIRTSNSLHYKAIKVNCQGSCGISNKLNDVSWTLEEQYFNSTLSVADKGILPAGEHSFPFQFLIPATAPTSFEGPFGKILYRVKAVIDTPRFSKDYKAQKPFYLLNLLNLNEVTGIEQPSYAVTTKKFSYLLVKTGTLMLKARSDLRGYIPGQVIKLATEIHNKSGKDTGCVLASLIQKVTYKTKRPMFDLRTIAEVEGAGVKAGKHAEWREQIIVPPLPQSEMAGCSLIDIDYFIQVSLKSPDAVVILPIYIGNIAVNLSPSRSMPTSPDYHGVTTAPSATGVTPSAPPAEEEPEEGLCAGGMASEEIPTKSHSQQDPSGQPVTMSPSAFSHAPGAVLPPSHRQPNASAPLFCVSTGATIPFFTEGNVTPVPTSCSLILPPEYSSWDYPHEPPPTYEESCSSANSSFNSRQ from the exons ATGGGGAAGCTGCAAGAATTTGATATCACTTTTAGCAACAACAAGGTGGTTTACGGTCCCGGGGAGTCCATAAGCGGGACTGTGAAGATACGGACCAGTAACTCGCTGCATTACAAAG CTATAAAGGTGAACTGTCAGGGCTCATGTGGGATCTCCAACAAACTAAATGATGTCTCATGGACTCTGGAGGAGCAGTACTTCAACAGCACGCTGTCTGTTGCAGACAAAG GAATTCTGCCTGCAGGTGAACACAGTTTCCCCTTCCAATTTCTCATTCCGG CTACCGCTCCAACATCTTTTGAGGGACCCTTTGGGAAGATTCTCTACCGTGTGAAGGCAGTCATCGACACACCCCGCTTCTCTAAGGATTATAAAGCCCAGAAGCCCTTCTACTTACTCAACCTGCTCAACCTCAATGAGGTGACTGGTATTGAA CAGCCGAGTTACGCTGTGACCACTAAGAAGTTCAGCTACCTCCTGGTGAAGACAGGGACCCTGATGCTGAAAGCTCGCAGTGACCTGAGGGGTTACATCCCTGGTCAGGTCATCAAGTTGGCTACTGAGATCCACAACAAATCTGGGAAGGACACAGGATGTGTACTAGCCAGTCTCATACAG AAAGTGACCTATAAGACCAAGCGGCCCATGTTTGACCTGCGGACCAtagcagaggtggagggagccGGAGTGAAAGCAGGAAAACACGCAGAGTGGAGGGAGCAGATCATTGTCCCTCCTCTTCCCCAGTCAGAGATGGCTGGCTGTAGCCTCATAGATATTGACTATTTCATTCag gtATCACTAAAGTCTCCAGATGCAGTTGTCATCCTGCCCATTTACATTGGGAACATCGCTGTGAACTTGTCTCCATCGAGGTCCATGCCCACCAGTCCAGACTACCATGGTGTGACCACTGCACCCAGTGCTACTGGGGTGACACCCAGTGCCCCGCCAGCAGAGGAGGAGCCAGAGGAGGGGTTGTGTGCAGGGGGAATGGCCAGCGAGGAGATTCCCACAAAGAGTCACTCTCAGCAGGATCCCTCAGGTCAGCCGGTCACCATGTCACCCAGCGCCTTCAGCCACGCACCGGGTGCAGTGCTGCCTCCCAGCCACAGACAGCCCAATGCGTCTGCTCCATTGTTCTGTGTGTCCACTGGGGCCACCATACCTTTCTTCACCGAGGGAAATGTAACCCCTGTCCCCACGTCCTGTTCTCTCATTCTCCCTCCAGAGTACAGCAGCTGGGACTACCCTCATG agcCCCCACCTACTTATGAGGAAAGCTGCAGTAGTGCCAACTCCAGCTTCAACAGTAGACAGTAG